In Ictalurus punctatus breed USDA103 chromosome 3, Coco_2.0, whole genome shotgun sequence, the following are encoded in one genomic region:
- the vsir gene encoding V-type immunoglobulin domain-containing suppressor of T-cell activation isoform X1 — MMMFSAVWLCFHLVMAVEANTEYHPHTLSVSVPYVSYICPEGANITMVCEQSGALEHKDDRIATLWFFNSHMDQRCRDHLQKTDFVKFNSQKTSFTLTLLGVTRANQGRYCCMLLDFLLEGKHKPVQEAHSHMMLTVTARRNDSLTCTKLSPPPPQGTLKATKNMPYGTVAAGLATAACIMGILCLPVLLILVYRQRQRTHSSRRAHELVRMDSEAQGHENPVYMGGSPAPPSRTVAQILTRQSSETGRHLLSDPGTPFSPNPHGEVFFPAHEPIPESPDFQPL, encoded by the exons ATGATGATGTTTTCGGCTGTGTGGCTTTGCTTTCATCTCGTCATGGCTGTTGAAG CGAACACTGAATACCACCCCCACACGCTCAGTGTCTCGGTGCCCTACGTCTCCTACATATGCCCGGAAGGTGCCAACATCACGATGGTGTGTGAACAGTCCGGCGCTCTGGAGCATAAGGACGACCGAATAGCCACGTTATGGTTCTTCAATTCACACATGGACCAGCGGTGTCGCGATCACCTGCAAAAAACGGACTTTGTGAAGTTCAATTCCCAGAAGACGTCCTTCACCCTCACGCTGCTGGGCGTGACACGGGCCAACCAGGGACGCTACTGCTGCATGTTACTGGACTTCCTGCTGGAAGGCAAGCACAAGCCGGTGCAGGAGGCGCACAGCCACATGATGCTCACCGTCACGGCAC GTCGCAACGACAGTCTGACGTGCACAAAGCTGTCGCCGCCACCTCCACAAGGTACATTGAAAGCAACAAAGAACATGCCATATG GTACAGTGGCTGCAGGTCTGGCTACAGCTgcatgcattatgggtattttgTGTCTGCCCGTCTTACTTATCCTGGTGTACCGCCAAAGACAAAGAACTCACAGCAGCCGac GTGCACACGAGCTAGTTCGCATGGACAG CGAGGCTCAAGGCCACGAGAACCCTGTATACATGGGCGGCTCTCCGGCGCCTCCATCTCGCACCGTGGCTCAGATCCTGACGCGCCAGTCGTCCGAAACGGGACGTCACCTTCTGTCCGACCCCGGCACCCCCTTCAGCCCAAACCCGCACGGAGAAGTGTTTTTCCCCGCGCACG AGCCCATCCCGGAGTCCCCCGACTTCCAGCCGTTGTAG
- the vsir gene encoding V-type immunoglobulin domain-containing suppressor of T-cell activation isoform X2, with product MMMFSAVWLCFHLVMAVEANTEYHPHTLSVSVPYVSYICPEGANITMVCEQSGALEHKDDRIATLWFFNSHMDQRCRDHLQKTDFVKFNSQKTSFTLTLLGVTRANQGRYCCMLLDFLLEGKHKPVQEAHSHMMLTVTARRNDSLTCTKLSPPPPQGTVAAGLATAACIMGILCLPVLLILVYRQRQRTHSSRRAHELVRMDSEAQGHENPVYMGGSPAPPSRTVAQILTRQSSETGRHLLSDPGTPFSPNPHGEVFFPAHEPIPESPDFQPL from the exons ATGATGATGTTTTCGGCTGTGTGGCTTTGCTTTCATCTCGTCATGGCTGTTGAAG CGAACACTGAATACCACCCCCACACGCTCAGTGTCTCGGTGCCCTACGTCTCCTACATATGCCCGGAAGGTGCCAACATCACGATGGTGTGTGAACAGTCCGGCGCTCTGGAGCATAAGGACGACCGAATAGCCACGTTATGGTTCTTCAATTCACACATGGACCAGCGGTGTCGCGATCACCTGCAAAAAACGGACTTTGTGAAGTTCAATTCCCAGAAGACGTCCTTCACCCTCACGCTGCTGGGCGTGACACGGGCCAACCAGGGACGCTACTGCTGCATGTTACTGGACTTCCTGCTGGAAGGCAAGCACAAGCCGGTGCAGGAGGCGCACAGCCACATGATGCTCACCGTCACGGCAC GTCGCAACGACAGTCTGACGTGCACAAAGCTGTCGCCGCCACCTCCACAAG GTACAGTGGCTGCAGGTCTGGCTACAGCTgcatgcattatgggtattttgTGTCTGCCCGTCTTACTTATCCTGGTGTACCGCCAAAGACAAAGAACTCACAGCAGCCGac GTGCACACGAGCTAGTTCGCATGGACAG CGAGGCTCAAGGCCACGAGAACCCTGTATACATGGGCGGCTCTCCGGCGCCTCCATCTCGCACCGTGGCTCAGATCCTGACGCGCCAGTCGTCCGAAACGGGACGTCACCTTCTGTCCGACCCCGGCACCCCCTTCAGCCCAAACCCGCACGGAGAAGTGTTTTTCCCCGCGCACG AGCCCATCCCGGAGTCCCCCGACTTCCAGCCGTTGTAG